DNA sequence from the Sulfurimonas sp. HSL3-7 genome:
TGTTCCGCTATCTTTTTGCCCAGGACTTTCTCGGCGACATAGGCATTAAGGTGCGTCTGATCAAAATTGGTATGCATCGCGATATTGGCGATCTTTTTCTCGATCATCTTCACGAGCAGTTTGCTCGGGTAGGTCGCGTAATCCATCGTCTTGATCCCGCTGAAAATCAACGGGTGGTGGGTGATGATCAGGCTCCCCTCCTCCACGCTCTCCAGAAGCGCTTCGTCGATATCGATGCTGAGCACTATCTTGGAGACCTCCTGATCCATGCTGCCGACGATGAGGCCGGAGTTGTCCCAGGAGGCCTGCAGTGCAAAAGGAGAGAGTGCATCCAGGACCTTGTATATTTCGCCGACTGTCATTCGTAGCTCCTCTTTCGTTTAAGCCGTACACGAACCGTCTGTGTCCGTGAAAGCGGATCAACCTCTTTAAACTCGAAAAGCTTCGTGTTCTCTATCAGATCGCGCAGCTTCTTGAAACCGTAGTTCCTCGGATCGAAATCGGGGGATTTGTTCAATATGTTCTGTCCCACGGAACCGAGATGGGACCAGCCCGCTTCATCGGTCGTATCTTCTACTGCATGGCGAAGCATATTAAGCACTTTGAGATCGATCTTTTGTGATTTCGACGGTGTTTTTTTCTCTCTGGTTTCACTCGCTTCATCGGTCTCGCGCAGTATCTCGGTATAGATAAACTTGTCGCAGGCACTGACAAATGCCTTGGGTGTCTTCTTCTCACCGAAACCGTACACTTTTAGCCCCGCTTCGCGAATACGGCTGGCCAGCCTTGTAAAGTCGCTGTCACTCGAAACGATGCAGTAACCGTCAAGTTTCTCGCTGTAGAGCAGGTCCATCGCATCGATGATCAGCGCCGAATCGGTCGCATTCTTTCCCGTGGTGTAGGCAAACTGCTGCACCGGGTTGATGCCGTGTTCAAGCAGGGTCGTTTTCCACCCCTTCAGCCGGGTGTCCGTCCAGTCGCCGTAGATCCGCTTGACACTCGCAACACCGTACTGGGCGATCTCGTCAAGCAGCCCGGCGATGATGGAGGATTGCGCGTTGTCGGCATCGATCAGCACCGCAAGGCGTGATTGGCTCTTATCGTCCATCGAGCTTCTCCAGTTCCTCTTTAGCTGCCTCCAGATCCGGTGCGATCTCCAGCGCCTTCTGATACATCGCTTTGGCCTGGTCAAACTCGCCCATCTCCACCAGAAGGTTGGCATAATTGAAATAGGTCACCTCGTAGTTCGCATCAAGTTCTATCGCACGTCTGTAATGGTCTTGCGACTCATCAAGACGCCCCAATGCACGGAGTTGCGAGGCAATTGCCAAATGGGTCACGTCCTCTTCTCTTAAACGAAGCGACTCATTATAGAGCTTTAGCGCTTCATCATGATTTCCCATGGCGCTCAGGACAAACCCCAGGCGGTTGGCCAGTTCAGGAATGGAGCTGTCATGTGCATAGGCTTTTTGAAGCAGCTCTCTTGCTTCAAGCAGACGCCCTGCATCATAGGCCTTGTCCGCTTCATCGACAAGCGCATCGATATCGATCTGTTCAAGCATGGAGTGCTCATTTGCGTCTGTATCCTGCAGACCCTGCATATGTTCATAGACCTTGTAGGCGAAAAAAGCGGTCGCCGCCAGTAAAATAATCTGCATTATTGTCATTCTTGTCCTTTTACGTCAAAAGTATACTAAGCCAACGGTTAACAATGCTTTTGTTTCAGAGCTTCTTAACACTCTACTAACACTTTTATTCTATACTTCGGCCACATTAAATTAATATATAAAGGTGGTAAATATGAAAACAACGAACAATCGAAGGAACTTCATCAAACTCTTGGGTCTGGGTGCCGTGGCAAGCACATCGACGTTATTGGCTGCAGGCCGTGGCAAAAGCAGTCAGGTGACCGTGTTGACTGAGGAGCAAAAAGACACCCTCTTCTTCATCTTCCAGGAGGAGAAAGTGGCCAGAGATGTCTATATTACTCTGGGCAAACTCTATCCGGACGAGTCGACATTTGCCAACATTCAGCTCTCGGAGCAGGAGCATATCCTTTCGGCCCAGGTACTGTGTGAACGCTACGGCATCGATACCTCAAGCGTCAACCTGTCGCTCGAAGAGGACTATGTCGGACAGTTCGAACTGCTGGCAATGCAGGAGCTCTATAACCAGTGTATCGAACTCGGACAGGAGTCACACCTTGAAGCACTCAAAGTCGGCCGTCTGATCGAAGTCACCGACATCGATGACCTTGATGATGCTGCCGAGGGAATGCCATCTGATGTCGTCTCGGTCTACGAAAGTCTGAAAGAGGGAAGTCTTAACCACCTGGATGCCTTTGAAACAGCTATTGCGAGAGCGGAATAGAGGAAGACAGGATGTCAGCCGTCAATGAGCATGTCAAAGAGACACTCAAAGCGTCTCTGCGCACCTACTACAATGCGCTGAAAAAAGGGGATCTTCAAACGATCTCTGCGCTTATGACAAAAGAGTCCTATCAGCTCACATTGGAGTCTTTGGGCTTCAAACGTGCCTTCAGAGATGATGATTTCAAAAAGCTTCTCAGAGAGAGCGCAGAGAACAACACCGCACTAAAAGAGGTGGAGAGATTCGTCGGGGCCGATCTGGCACAAGAGGCGAGAGAGCACCGGACCGAAGTGATACGCTTTGAATCAAAGGGTTCGGACCGTATCACACTCCATTACGAAGAGGACTGCCGTCCGAAAAAGCTTTACTTCTCATTATCTTCTTCAGGGTGGAAAATCGACTACAAAGCCGGCCGAAAAAAATCATAATACTCTTTTACACTACAGGCGATGTTGTATCGGCACTGCTACCGTACCTTCGTACACATCCACAATTTATCAGACACCCATAAAACCCCTGAAAACAGTATCTTGGACGCTTATGCTATAATCACGAAAACTGATATACAAACAATGAGCACACTATGATCAATCTAAAAGACCCGAAATTTTATAACAACCGTGAACTGTCATGGCTTCAATTCAATACCCGTGTCCTGAAACAGGCACAGGATGAGACCCAGCCTCTGCTTGAACGCCTGAAATTTTTGGCCATCTATGGTACCAATCTCGACGAATTTTATATGATCCGTGTTGCCGGGCTCAAAAAGCTCTTTACCGCCGGAGTAATGGTCTCGGGAGCCGATCGTCTGACCCCACTTCAGCAGTTGCGCGAGATCCGTAAATATCTGCATCAAGAGCTACAGGTGGTCGAGTATACCCTTACAGAGATCCTGAAAAAACTCGAAAAAGAGGGAATCTTCGTCAAATCCTATGACCAGGTCAGTCCGCAGCATAAGCATCAGCTCAACCGCTATTTTACGGAACAGATCTACCCGGTTATCGTACCGATCGCCGTCGATGCGACCCACCCTTTTCCCCACCTCAACAACCTGAGTTTTGGTCTCATCGTCAACCTCACAGACCTTGACAATGAACAGATAGAGCGCAACGGCATCGTACGTATACCGCGGGTATTGCCGCGTTTTGTCGAGCTGGAAAACGGTATCTACGTACCTATTGAAAGTGTTGTCTCCGAACATATCAGTGACCTCTTTCCGGGGTACAAACTGCAAAACCATATCACCTTCCGTGTGACGCGCAATGCCGACATCGAAATTGAAGAGGAGGAGGCAGATGACTTTATGGAGATCCTCGAAGAGGGACTTCGCCTACGTAAAAAAGGGGAGCTTGTGCGTCTGGAGCTCAGCCATGAGACAAATCCCGACCTGCTCAACTTCTTTAACCGCCACACCAATATCTTCAAGGACGATATCTACCGTTTTTCCAGCACGCTAAACCTGGGCAGTCTCTGGCAGATTGTGGGAAACAAAGACTTCGCACACCTTACCGTTGCGCCGTTCAAGCCCCGTCTTTTGCCGCCATTCGACACCACAGAGAATATCTTCAGCATTATTGATAAACAGGACACCCTGATGTATCACCCCTATGAGAGTTTTGAACCGGTTGTCAAACTGATCCAGACGGCATCAAAGGATCCTGATGTTGTCTCCATCAAGATGACGCTTTATCGCTCCGGCACGAACTCCCCTATCGTCAACGCGCTGATGCAGGCAGCGGAATCGGGCAAACAGGTCACCACTATGGTGGAGCTCAAAGCCCGTTTTGATGAAGAGAACAACCTTATCTGGGCCAAAGCGCTCGAAAATGCCGGTGCGCATGTCATCTACGGTATTCCCGGCTTCAAAGTCCACGCCAAAGCGACGCTGATC
Encoded proteins:
- a CDS encoding NYN domain-containing protein, producing the protein MDDKSQSRLAVLIDADNAQSSIIAGLLDEIAQYGVASVKRIYGDWTDTRLKGWKTTLLEHGINPVQQFAYTTGKNATDSALIIDAMDLLYSEKLDGYCIVSSDSDFTRLASRIREAGLKVYGFGEKKTPKAFVSACDKFIYTEILRETDEASETREKKTPSKSQKIDLKVLNMLRHAVEDTTDEAGWSHLGSVGQNILNKSPDFDPRNYGFKKLRDLIENTKLFEFKEVDPLSRTQTVRVRLKRKRSYE
- a CDS encoding tetratricopeptide repeat protein, with translation MTIMQIILLAATAFFAYKVYEHMQGLQDTDANEHSMLEQIDIDALVDEADKAYDAGRLLEARELLQKAYAHDSSIPELANRLGFVLSAMGNHDEALKLYNESLRLREEDVTHLAIASQLRALGRLDESQDHYRRAIELDANYEVTYFNYANLLVEMGEFDQAKAMYQKALEIAPDLEAAKEELEKLDGR
- a CDS encoding DUF2202 domain-containing protein; this translates as MKTTNNRRNFIKLLGLGAVASTSTLLAAGRGKSSQVTVLTEEQKDTLFFIFQEEKVARDVYITLGKLYPDESTFANIQLSEQEHILSAQVLCERYGIDTSSVNLSLEEDYVGQFELLAMQELYNQCIELGQESHLEALKVGRLIEVTDIDDLDDAAEGMPSDVVSVYESLKEGSLNHLDAFETAIARAE
- a CDS encoding RNA degradosome polyphosphate kinase, translated to MINLKDPKFYNNRELSWLQFNTRVLKQAQDETQPLLERLKFLAIYGTNLDEFYMIRVAGLKKLFTAGVMVSGADRLTPLQQLREIRKYLHQELQVVEYTLTEILKKLEKEGIFVKSYDQVSPQHKHQLNRYFTEQIYPVIVPIAVDATHPFPHLNNLSFGLIVNLTDLDNEQIERNGIVRIPRVLPRFVELENGIYVPIESVVSEHISDLFPGYKLQNHITFRVTRNADIEIEEEEADDFMEILEEGLRLRKKGELVRLELSHETNPDLLNFFNRHTNIFKDDIYRFSSTLNLGSLWQIVGNKDFAHLTVAPFKPRLLPPFDTTENIFSIIDKQDTLMYHPYESFEPVVKLIQTASKDPDVVSIKMTLYRSGTNSPIVNALMQAAESGKQVTTMVELKARFDEENNLIWAKALENAGAHVIYGIPGFKVHAKATLITRRADGKLKQYAHLATGNYNPQTAKIYTDTSYITCNEEITNDLTRFFHFLTGFSKKGKLNKLYMSPTQIKPKILSMIQNEAKKGSEGHIIAKVNSLVDDDVIRGLYKASQAGTKIDLIVRGICCLKPGVPGVSDNIRVISIIGKYLEHARVFYFKHSSPQLYISSADWMPRNLVRRIELLSGIADQASADKLLNILQLQISDNVLAHELHSDGSYQKVKNDSSKVINNQKLFESHTNKVYRALKKETPNYVQKLAARLLKES
- a CDS encoding Nif3-like dinuclear metal center hexameric protein, with protein sequence MTVGEIYKVLDALSPFALQASWDNSGLIVGSMDQEVSKIVLSIDIDEALLESVEEGSLIITHHPLIFSGIKTMDYATYPSKLLVKMIEKKIANIAMHTNFDQTHLNAYVAEKVLGKKIAEQNEYLIYFDLERSFEDFAADVVQAFGLTHPKSVVAHDRVIRRVALCTGSGASLMREIEADCFLTGDIKYHDAMEAKVLGLNMIDIGHFESERYFGEILQKDLKNLGLTVIISSSKNPFTYL